One genomic segment of Labilithrix sp. includes these proteins:
- a CDS encoding glycosyltransferase family 39 protein, producing MSTEDEDTAKLEPALLAQKAKADDAEADKTPKAPAVAEAKPDATPPDATPPDATPPDAPKKEPAPEKFDPKAWALRNADHLIGGGIALVYVVWLLATARSLGFSRDEGFYFSAATDYERWFKVLFTTPSKAFERPIIDSIWTANHEHPSLMKSAFALSHYFFYEKWKLFTDQSTAFRFPGMLMMGLALYVTYLFAARRFSRRAGVVAALALGLMPNVFYHAHLACFDVPIMAMWIACIFAYWRAEKHPGLGAAVLAGVVYGLTLETKHNAWMLPGVFVPHAILIHWRTAAKETQETGRVGLPASLLMMATIGPALFLLLWPWLWNDTLPRLQEYVNFHVHHEYYNIEFLHRTYFGPPSPKAYMPVMLLATVPTVTVLLFLVGAGDRIVALARTWIGWVRKQAMPDDFDPVQTDALLLLGLAVPLAVFFLPTTPVFGGTKHWITAYPSLAIFAGRGFDMVATRIERLLRERTKLAEQQQRWALAVIGALTLLAPFAVTRHSHPFGLSAYVPFFGGTAGGADLGLNRQFWGFTTTSLDPWFREHTKPGDTVYIMDTAWPSWTRMVDEDRVPKWLRGVGSPAEATISIVHHEQHINEVDFNIWTEYGTTAPAYVLTHDGVPIISVYRRPPRRR from the coding sequence ATGAGCACAGAGGACGAGGACACCGCGAAGCTCGAGCCGGCGCTGCTCGCGCAGAAGGCGAAGGCCGACGACGCCGAGGCCGACAAGACCCCGAAGGCGCCCGCCGTCGCGGAGGCAAAGCCCGACGCGACGCCGCCCGACGCGACGCCGCCCGACGCGACGCCGCCCGACGCGCCGAAGAAGGAGCCCGCGCCCGAGAAGTTCGATCCGAAGGCGTGGGCGCTGCGCAACGCCGACCACCTCATCGGCGGCGGCATCGCGCTCGTCTACGTCGTCTGGCTCCTCGCGACCGCGCGGTCGCTCGGCTTCTCGCGCGACGAGGGCTTCTACTTCTCGGCCGCGACCGACTACGAGCGCTGGTTCAAGGTCCTCTTCACGACGCCGTCGAAGGCGTTCGAGCGCCCGATCATCGACTCGATCTGGACCGCGAACCACGAGCACCCGTCGCTCATGAAGAGCGCCTTCGCGCTCTCGCACTACTTCTTCTACGAGAAGTGGAAGCTCTTCACCGATCAGAGCACGGCGTTCCGCTTCCCCGGCATGTTGATGATGGGGCTCGCGCTCTACGTCACGTACCTCTTCGCCGCGCGCCGCTTCTCGCGCCGCGCCGGCGTCGTCGCCGCGCTCGCGCTCGGGCTGATGCCCAACGTCTTCTACCACGCGCACCTCGCATGCTTCGACGTGCCGATCATGGCGATGTGGATCGCGTGCATCTTCGCCTACTGGCGCGCGGAGAAGCACCCCGGCCTCGGCGCGGCCGTCCTCGCCGGCGTCGTCTACGGCCTCACGCTCGAGACGAAGCACAACGCGTGGATGCTGCCCGGCGTGTTCGTCCCGCACGCGATCCTGATCCACTGGCGCACCGCGGCGAAGGAGACACAAGAGACGGGCCGCGTCGGGCTCCCCGCGTCGCTCCTGATGATGGCGACGATCGGCCCCGCGCTCTTCCTCTTGCTCTGGCCGTGGCTCTGGAACGACACGCTCCCCCGCCTCCAGGAGTACGTGAACTTCCACGTCCATCACGAGTACTACAACATCGAGTTCCTCCACCGGACGTACTTCGGCCCGCCCTCGCCGAAGGCGTACATGCCGGTGATGCTCCTCGCGACGGTGCCCACCGTCACGGTGCTCCTCTTCCTCGTCGGCGCGGGCGATCGCATCGTCGCGCTCGCGCGCACCTGGATCGGCTGGGTCCGCAAGCAGGCGATGCCCGACGACTTCGATCCGGTCCAGACCGACGCGCTCCTCCTCCTCGGCCTCGCGGTCCCGCTCGCGGTCTTCTTCCTCCCGACGACGCCGGTGTTCGGCGGCACGAAGCACTGGATCACGGCGTATCCCTCGCTCGCGATCTTCGCCGGCCGCGGCTTCGACATGGTCGCGACGCGCATCGAGCGGCTGCTCCGCGAGCGCACGAAGCTCGCGGAGCAGCAGCAGCGCTGGGCGCTCGCCGTCATCGGCGCGCTCACGCTCCTGGCGCCGTTCGCGGTGACGCGCCACTCGCACCCCTTCGGCCTCTCGGCCTACGTCCCGTTCTTCGGCGGCACCGCCGGCGGCGCGGACCTCGGCTTGAACCGCCAGTTCTGGGGCTTCACGACGACGAGCCTCGACCCATGGTTCCGCGAGCACACGAAGCCAGGCGACACGGTCTACATCATGGACACGGCGTGGCCGTCATGGACGCGCATGGTCGACGAGGACCGCGTCCCGAAGTGGCTCCGCGGCGTCGGCAGCCCCGCCGAAGCGACGATCTCGATCGTGCACCACGAACAGCACATCAACGAGGTCGACTTCAACATCTGGACGGAATACGGCACCACCGCCCCCGCGTACGTCCTCACCCACGACGGCGTCCCCATCATCTCCGTCTACCGCCGCCCCCCACGCCGCCGCTGA